One genomic window of Psychrobacter cibarius includes the following:
- a CDS encoding LysR family transcriptional regulator: MRWDGISEFVYVADYESFTRAAKELGISTAQVSRQISALEKRLNIKLLYRTTRKVSLTEEGRVFYQHCRGVLDGLDAAEQAVSNLQSKPQGRIKLTAPVTYGEQQLLPLVNDFMVQYRDIEVTAFLSNQKIDLIDGSYDLAIRIGKLSDSTMMAKKLSRRTNFVCAAPAYLEKYGIPHSLSDLSQHNCLLGTRDYWHFIEDGKIDSGKNADKEKNLRVSGSVQYNSGHSLVDAALKGLGIVQLPDYYVQKYLASGELVSLLNNYREPEESIWAVYPHNRHLSPKIRLLVDYLAEHLV, encoded by the coding sequence ATGCGCTGGGATGGTATTAGCGAATTTGTTTATGTAGCAGATTACGAAAGCTTTACGCGCGCGGCAAAAGAATTGGGCATTTCTACCGCGCAAGTCAGTCGGCAGATAAGCGCTTTAGAGAAGCGACTGAATATTAAACTGCTGTATCGCACGACACGTAAGGTATCACTGACTGAAGAAGGTCGCGTGTTTTATCAGCACTGCCGCGGTGTGCTCGATGGCTTGGATGCCGCTGAGCAAGCAGTAAGCAATTTACAATCAAAGCCGCAAGGTAGGATTAAGCTGACCGCTCCTGTCACTTATGGCGAGCAGCAATTATTGCCATTAGTCAATGATTTCATGGTGCAATATCGCGATATCGAAGTGACGGCGTTTTTGAGCAATCAAAAAATCGACCTCATTGATGGCAGTTATGATTTGGCGATTCGTATCGGCAAATTAAGCGATTCGACGATGATGGCAAAAAAGCTCAGCCGTCGTACCAACTTCGTTTGTGCTGCGCCCGCTTATCTCGAAAAATACGGCATACCACATTCTTTGAGCGATCTGAGTCAGCATAACTGCTTACTTGGCACACGTGACTATTGGCACTTTATAGAAGATGGCAAAATAGATTCTGGAAAAAATGCTGATAAAGAAAAAAACCTGCGCGTGTCTGGCAGTGTCCAATATAACAGCGGTCACAGTCTAGTCGATGCTGCGTTAAAAGGTCTGGGTATCGTCCAGCTACCTGATTATTATGTGCAAAAATACTTAGCATCAGGTGAGCTGGTCAGCTTATTGAATAACTATCGAGAGCCTGAAGAAAGTATCTGGGCTGTCTACCCGCACAACCGTCATTTATCGCCAAAGATTAGACTGCTCGTCGATTATCTAGCAGAGCATTTGGTTTAG
- a CDS encoding DUF302 domain-containing protein, which translates to MLKILSIAALALAVSSCASVENILNAPDKMPSTRATMTAIDAEKGLVTMQSNHSVQDTADKLAAIIESKGMKVFARVDHQKNAQGVNLTLRPTQVIMFGNPKAGTPLMNCEQSVAIDLPQKILISEDADKKVWLSYNNPEYLKDRHNIKGCDTQLANIAKALDGVSKAAVAK; encoded by the coding sequence ATGCTTAAGATTCTCTCTATCGCTGCCCTAGCGTTGGCCGTATCGTCTTGCGCCAGTGTTGAAAATATTTTAAACGCGCCTGATAAGATGCCATCAACGCGAGCAACGATGACTGCTATCGATGCCGAAAAAGGCTTGGTTACGATGCAAAGCAATCATTCCGTGCAAGATACCGCTGATAAACTGGCGGCAATTATTGAAAGCAAAGGTATGAAAGTATTTGCGCGCGTCGATCATCAAAAGAACGCCCAAGGTGTCAATTTAACATTAAGACCGACGCAGGTCATTATGTTTGGTAATCCAAAAGCGGGTACGCCATTGATGAATTGCGAGCAAAGCGTCGCTATCGACTTGCCGCAAAAAATCCTCATCAGTGAAGACGCTGATAAAAAAGTTTGGTTGTCGTACAACAATCCTGAATATCTCAAAGACCGTCATAACATAAAAGGTTGTGATACCCAATTGGCGAATATTGCAAAAGCCCTTGATGGCGTTAGTAAAGCAGCAGTTGCAAAGTAA
- a CDS encoding DUF4031 domain-containing protein, whose product MAIYVDFMQIEFKGYKWCHMLADTLQELHDFAALIEVDSRLFHRHASYPHYDVTVQMREIAIEYGAIPAGRKKIIECAKKLKVELHEQIARSEHC is encoded by the coding sequence ATGGCGATATATGTAGATTTTATGCAGATAGAATTTAAAGGCTATAAGTGGTGCCATATGCTGGCAGATACCCTGCAAGAGTTGCATGACTTTGCAGCGTTGATTGAAGTAGATTCGCGTTTATTCCACCGTCATGCCAGTTATCCGCACTATGACGTCACGGTACAAATGCGAGAAATAGCGATTGAATATGGGGCTATTCCTGCTGGTCGAAAAAAGATTATCGAATGTGCAAAGAAGTTAAAAGTAGAGTTGCATGAGCAAATAGCACGGTCTGAGCATTGCTAG
- a CDS encoding DUF3488 and transglutaminase-like domain-containing protein — MTNKTNSKKLPTNDAEYTFIGFPETSPTSFEQLALGQNVTDRALQDSAAKWTRKLFALPAYYWVLIAQITVILPHAAHLPFWLIGFAVVSIAAQLPSIKAKFKKIAHLRRVYQGMQMLGFLLGLAGLWLTYNTAFGLDMGVAFLVLCLISKLWEMYKRRDAYVVLNLSLFVLAALFLMDQGLVTTLEVIVGAVIILLAFIALNDDGNTRGDGRLRTLGVLGIGALPLLVVLFLFFPRLPPLWSVQLSGQQATTGVSDSMSPGDFANLGQSTELAFRVEFADNRPPQQQLYWRGLVFSDFDGITWRPSPQQRQWRPAPQMPSWIENAFATVPDSVKNTPTSYEIILEPTQQNWLFGLDYPFAQRQDVSITSNFTLLKDQPVTQQLRYEVLQFAPMRIDPVLSDELRRLNLALPADGNPQARALAQQLFAQSDSDPVRYMAAIERWINQTEFRYTLSPPRLNNNRIDEFLFETKAGFCEHYSSSFTFMLRAAGIPARVVAGYQGGELSRGGNVWEVRQKDAHAWTEVWLEGQGWVRVDPTAFVAPERVEQGMDALTQARGAAMFGDGASAQISYQQYQMLQTLRRLSDQASYYWQKDVVGYDQDKQADSLLKWFNIRSITQQIIWLAASAITVMAIVVFIIWQRRRKRWHPADQPLAQLSKRIGKVDKSLARDESEGQLAWLERVARAVDDRTNDIGSYVNSDVNVSRSADSSKASKLTDSGHSDIVQAKIMQMKQDYRQLRYGRLSTFETNHSEYQAVLKQLKKDARELF; from the coding sequence ATGACTAATAAGACCAACTCAAAAAAACTCCCTACAAATGACGCTGAATATACATTTATAGGTTTTCCTGAAACAAGTCCCACAAGCTTTGAGCAGTTGGCACTGGGTCAAAACGTCACTGATCGTGCTCTACAGGATAGCGCTGCAAAATGGACTCGTAAGCTATTCGCCTTGCCTGCTTATTATTGGGTACTAATTGCTCAAATTACCGTTATTTTACCTCATGCGGCGCATCTGCCGTTTTGGTTGATAGGTTTTGCGGTGGTCAGCATCGCCGCACAGCTACCGTCTATAAAAGCTAAGTTTAAAAAAATAGCGCATTTAAGACGTGTCTATCAAGGCATGCAAATGCTCGGCTTCTTATTGGGGCTGGCAGGTCTATGGCTGACTTACAATACAGCGTTTGGACTGGATATGGGCGTGGCGTTTTTAGTGCTCTGTCTCATTAGTAAATTGTGGGAGATGTATAAACGGCGTGATGCTTATGTGGTCCTAAATTTGTCACTATTTGTTCTTGCCGCGCTGTTTTTGATGGATCAAGGTCTTGTTACGACTTTAGAAGTGATTGTTGGTGCAGTTATTATTTTATTGGCATTTATTGCGCTTAATGATGATGGCAACACTCGCGGTGATGGTCGCTTACGTACTTTGGGTGTGCTGGGTATCGGGGCGTTGCCGTTATTAGTCGTGCTATTTTTGTTCTTCCCGCGCTTGCCACCACTATGGTCAGTACAGCTATCAGGTCAGCAAGCAACCACTGGCGTGTCCGACAGTATGTCGCCCGGTGATTTTGCCAATTTGGGACAATCGACTGAGCTGGCGTTTCGGGTAGAGTTTGCAGATAATCGCCCGCCACAACAGCAGTTATATTGGCGTGGTTTGGTGTTTAGCGACTTTGACGGTATTACATGGCGTCCTAGCCCTCAGCAACGACAATGGCGACCTGCACCGCAAATGCCATCTTGGATTGAGAATGCCTTTGCAACTGTCCCCGACTCAGTAAAAAATACGCCTACCAGCTATGAAATTATCTTAGAGCCGACGCAGCAAAACTGGCTATTTGGACTTGATTATCCTTTTGCCCAGCGCCAAGATGTCAGTATTACTTCAAACTTTACCTTATTAAAAGATCAGCCCGTCACTCAGCAGTTACGTTATGAAGTATTGCAATTTGCACCGATGCGTATTGACCCTGTTCTCTCTGATGAGTTGCGTCGTTTGAATCTTGCCTTGCCAGCCGATGGAAATCCGCAAGCACGCGCGTTGGCACAGCAGTTATTTGCGCAATCAGACTCAGACCCAGTGCGCTATATGGCGGCTATTGAACGCTGGATTAATCAAACAGAATTTCGTTATACGTTATCACCGCCACGGCTGAATAATAACCGTATTGACGAGTTTTTATTTGAGACCAAAGCTGGGTTTTGTGAGCATTATTCCTCCAGTTTTACCTTTATGCTGCGCGCCGCTGGCATACCCGCGCGCGTCGTCGCCGGCTATCAAGGTGGTGAGCTGAGCCGCGGTGGTAATGTATGGGAGGTGCGGCAAAAGGATGCGCACGCTTGGACGGAGGTTTGGCTTGAGGGTCAAGGCTGGGTACGTGTCGATCCGACTGCTTTTGTCGCACCTGAGCGTGTCGAGCAAGGGATGGATGCGCTGACGCAGGCACGAGGAGCGGCAATGTTCGGCGATGGCGCTAGCGCACAAATCAGCTATCAGCAGTATCAAATGCTACAAACCTTACGCCGTCTATCCGACCAAGCAAGCTATTATTGGCAAAAAGACGTCGTCGGTTACGATCAGGACAAGCAAGCTGACTCGCTACTGAAATGGTTTAACATCCGTTCAATCACGCAGCAAATTATTTGGCTAGCGGCAAGTGCTATTACCGTCATGGCTATTGTGGTCTTTATCATTTGGCAACGCCGCCGCAAGCGCTGGCATCCAGCAGACCAGCCGCTTGCACAGCTATCAAAACGTATTGGAAAAGTGGATAAATCACTTGCTCGTGATGAAAGTGAAGGACAGCTTGCTTGGCTTGAGCGCGTGGCTAGGGCTGTTGATGACCGAACTAATGATATCGGTAGTTATGTAAATAGCGATGTAAATGTGTCACGTAGCGCTGATAGTAGTAAAGCTAGTAAGCTCACAGATAGCGGTCATTCAGATATTGTCCAAGCAAAAATCATGCAGATGAAGCAGGACTATCGTCAGCTCCGTTATGGGCGTCTAAGCACATTTGAAACCAATCATAGCGAATACCAAGCCGTACTCAAACAGCTAAAGAAAGATGCACGTGAATTGTTCTAG
- a CDS encoding AAA family ATPase translates to MTHAAIDRAITTPHQSAAEVIHKSTFSAADCRHNQQKIAQLMAQLNHIVLDKPQVVKLALSGIFAGGHLLLQDLPGMGKTTLAQGLAQLLGLSFSRVQFTNDMLPADILGMSIYDQKKQQFEFRAGPIFTQLLLADEINRSSPKTQSALLEAMEERQVTQDGQTYPLPQPFFVIATQNPLQQAGVYPLPESQLDRFLLCLSLGYPSPTAERELLKGQDRRELLKNLDALLDTEAVLLAQQGVKHVYVADVVLDYLQRLVAKTRASSEYHGLSPRGVLSLQRAAQAYAYVSGHMEVTPEDIQAVFAAVTDHRLGQRFVPAHVTGGQATQTIAQRILAKVAVIS, encoded by the coding sequence ATGACCCACGCAGCTATCGATAGAGCCATTACAACACCACATCAATCAGCAGCAGAGGTGATTCATAAGTCGACCTTTAGCGCTGCCGACTGTCGTCACAATCAGCAAAAAATTGCCCAACTTATGGCGCAGTTAAATCATATTGTGTTAGATAAGCCGCAAGTGGTTAAGCTTGCGCTGAGTGGTATTTTTGCAGGTGGACATTTGCTACTGCAAGATCTGCCGGGTATGGGCAAGACGACGTTGGCGCAAGGCTTGGCGCAATTATTAGGCTTGAGCTTTAGCCGTGTACAGTTCACCAATGATATGCTGCCAGCAGATATCTTAGGCATGAGCATTTATGATCAAAAGAAACAGCAATTTGAGTTTCGAGCAGGTCCTATTTTTACTCAGCTGCTACTCGCTGATGAGATTAATCGCTCTAGCCCTAAGACGCAAAGCGCGTTACTAGAAGCGATGGAAGAACGGCAAGTCACCCAAGATGGGCAAACCTATCCTTTGCCGCAGCCGTTTTTTGTCATTGCAACCCAAAATCCTTTGCAGCAAGCAGGTGTCTATCCGCTTCCTGAATCGCAGCTAGATAGATTCTTACTATGCTTGTCGCTTGGTTATCCGTCGCCTACCGCAGAACGTGAGCTATTAAAAGGTCAGGATCGCCGCGAGCTACTAAAAAATTTAGATGCGCTGCTTGATACTGAGGCGGTCTTATTAGCACAGCAAGGTGTTAAACACGTTTACGTCGCGGATGTGGTCTTGGATTATCTGCAGCGATTGGTCGCAAAGACACGAGCAAGCTCCGAGTATCATGGCTTATCACCGCGTGGAGTATTGTCGCTACAGCGTGCCGCGCAGGCTTATGCGTATGTATCGGGGCATATGGAAGTGACACCTGAGGACATCCAAGCGGTGTTTGCCGCGGTCACAGATCATCGTCTCGGTCAGCGCTTTGTCCCAGCCCATGTGACTGGTGGGCAGGCGACGCAGACTATCGCACAACGTATATTGGCAAAAGTGGCTGTTATCAGTTAA
- a CDS encoding c-type cytochrome gives MPIINKYQISSIFAAVLWLSACGESTPPDHRAAVTLPLYTEGDADNGAIIYQDACGQCHQLNAGLNKKGPQLMNIYGAPAAELEDYTYSDGLKTSGWVWDAQTLDPYIADAEKAILDSKMLSNPMPDAQERADVIAYLSTLRAAAPITEDDSKK, from the coding sequence ATGCCTATCATTAATAAATATCAAATAAGCAGTATATTTGCTGCTGTTTTATGGCTCAGCGCTTGCGGAGAAAGTACGCCACCGGATCATCGTGCTGCTGTGACATTGCCGCTCTATACGGAAGGTGATGCTGATAACGGCGCGATCATTTATCAAGACGCTTGTGGTCAATGTCATCAGCTGAATGCGGGGCTCAACAAAAAAGGTCCGCAGCTGATGAATATATACGGTGCGCCCGCCGCTGAGCTAGAAGATTACACCTATAGTGACGGGCTAAAAACATCAGGTTGGGTATGGGATGCGCAAACGCTCGACCCTTATATTGCGGATGCAGAAAAAGCCATACTAGACTCAAAAATGCTATCAAACCCGATGCCCGATGCGCAAGAACGTGCAGATGTCATCGCTTATCTGTCAACGCTTCGTGCCGCCGCGCCGATAACTGAAGATGACTCAAAGAAATAG